The following proteins come from a genomic window of Triticum aestivum cultivar Chinese Spring chromosome 6A, IWGSC CS RefSeq v2.1, whole genome shotgun sequence:
- the LOC123129972 gene encoding mitochondrial inner membrane protease subunit 1, with translation MSRFVRRLAGIPWRQIAGEAFSVGLLTAQGLCAVHVVSEHVLGVAFPRGPSMLPALNMAGDVLLTDKVSPRRGWVGPGDVVLLLSPEDPRKIVAKRVLGMEGDEVTYPVDAGNSDATKTVVVPQGHIWVQGDNIYSSNDSRQFGPVPYGLVKGKMSYRIWPPSRIGAIDSKE, from the exons atgtcccGCTTCGTGCGGCGCCTCGCCGGCATCCCGTGGCGCCAGATCGCCGGGGAGGCCTTCTCCGTCGGCCTGCTAACGGCGCAGGGCCTCTGCGCCGTCCACGTCGTCAGCGAGCACGTCCTCGGCGTCGCCTTC CCGCGGGGCCCCAGCATGCTGCCGGCGCTCAACATGGCGGGGGACGTGCTGCTGACCGACAAGGTGAGCCCGCGGCGCGGGTGGGTGGGGCCGGgggacgtcgtgctcctcctctcgCCGGAGGACCCGCGCAAGATCGTCGCCAAGCGCGTGCTCGGGATGGAGGGCGACGAGGTCACCTACCCCGTCGACGCCGGCAACAGCGATGCCACCAAGACCGTCGTG GTACCACAAGGTCATATTTGGGTGCAGGGTGACAATATCTATTCATCTAATGACTCGAGGCAGTTCGGACCGGTGCCTTACGGTCTCGTAAAAGGGAAGATGTCCTATCGG ATTTGGCCACCGTCAAGGATTGGTGCAATTGATTCAAAAGAGTAG
- the LOC123131657 gene encoding probable methyltransferase PMT17 yields MAKDYPASPKAQHLQESKKQRLTYVLVVSALCVAFYVLGAWQNSTMPNPVADSAISRVDCDTMAQRDGSVPSFAPASENVLDFDAHHQLNLSDTESAVQQFPACPLNQSEYTPCEDRKRGRLFDRDMLIYRERHCPGKDEQIRCLIPAPPKYKNPFRWPESRDVAWFDNIPHKELSIEKAVQNWIRVEGNKFRFPGGGTMFPHGADAYIDEISKLISLSDGRIRTAIDTGCGVASFGAYLLKRNIITVSFAPRDTHEAQVQFALERGVPAILGVMGSIRLPYPSRAFDLAHCSRCLIPWGGHDGLYLAEIDRILRPGGYWIHSGPPINWKTHHNGWKRAEEDLKREQDKIEDVARSLCWNKVAEKEDLSIWQKPKNHLECADIKKKHKIPHICKSDNPDAAWYKKMESCLTPLPEVSNQGSIAGGEVARWPKRAFTVPPRVKRGTIPGIDEKKFEDDMKLWEKRLAYYKRTTPIAQGRYRNVMDMNANLGGFAASLVKYPVWVMNVVPVNSDKDTLGAIYERGFIGTYQDWCEAFSTYPRTYDLLHADNLFSIYQDRCDITDILLEMDRILRPEGTAIIRDTVDVLTKVQAIAQRMRWDSRILDHEDGPFDQEKVLVAVKTYWTADPSEHS; encoded by the exons ATGGCTAAAGATTACCCAGCATCTCCTAAAGCCCAGCATCTGCAAGAATCCAAGAAGCAGCGTCTCACCTACGTACTTGTGGTGAGCGCTCTCTGCGTTGCCTTCTACGTGCTCGGGGCATGGCAGAACAGCACCATGCCGAATCCTGTGGCTGATTCGGCAATCAGCCGAGTTGACTGTGATACCATGGCGCAGAGAGACGGCTCGGTGCCGTCTTTTGCGCCTGCATCTGAGAATGTGCTCGATTTTGATGCGCACCACCAGCTGAACCTCAGTGACACAGAGTCTGCGGTGCAGCAGTTCCCTGCCTGCCCGCTCAATCAGAGTGAGTACACGCCATGCGAGGACCGGAAACGTGGCCGTCTGTTTGACCGGGACATGCTGATATACCGTGAGAGGCACTGCCCGGGCAAGGACGAGCAGATCCGATGCCTCATTCCAGCGCCACCAAAGTACAAGAACCCCTTCAGGTGGCCGGAGAGCAGGGACGTCGCTTGGTTTGACAACATCCCTCACAAGGAGCTCAGCATTGAGAAGGCCGTGCAGAACTGGATCCGAGTGGAGGGGAACAAGTTCCGGTTCCCCGGTGGTGGCACTATGTTTCCCCATGGCGCTGACGCGTACATTGATGAAATCAGTAAGCTCATCTCGTTGTCGGATGGGAGGATCAGGACGGCGATCGACACGGGCTGCGGG GTTGCTAGCTTTGGGGCTTACTTGCTGAAGAGGAACATCATTACCGTGTCGTTTGCGCCGAGGGACACACACGAAGCTCAGGTGCAATTTGCACTGGAAcgtggtgtgcctgccatcctcgGGGTGATGGGATCAATACGGTTGCCTTATCCATCTAGGGCATTTGATCTGGCTCATTGTTCACGTTGTCTGATTCCTTGGGGAGGACATG ATGGACTGTACCTTGCCGAGATCGATAGAATTCTAAGGCCAGGGGGCTACTGGATTCACTCGGGCCCTCCGATCAACTGGAAGACGCACCACAATGGGTGGAAGAGGGCCGAGGAAGACCTCAAGCGGGAGCAAGACAAGATTGAGGATGTCGCGAGGAGCCTTTGCTGGAATAAGGTGGCCGAGAAGGAGGATCTCTCCATCTGGCAGAAGCCCAAGAACCACCTTGAGTGTGCCGACATAAAAAAGAAGCATAAGATACCCCATATCTGCAAGAGTGACAACCCTGATGCTGCCTG GTACAAGAAGATGGAATCCTGTCTTACTCCATTGCCTGAAGTAAGCAACCAGGGATCAATCGCCGGCGGAGAGGTTGCGAGATGGCCAAAGAGGGCATTCACGGTGCCCCCAAGGGTTAAGAGGGGCACGATTCCGGGGATAGATGAAAAGAAGTTTGAGGATGACATGAAGCTGTGGGAGAAGAGGTTGGCGTACTACAAACGCACCACGCCCATAGCACAGGGGCGGTACAGGAATGTGATGGACATGAATGCGAACTTGGGCGGTTTTGCCGCTTCCCTGGTTAAGTACCCTGTGTGGGTGATGAACGTCGTTCCAGTTAATTCGGATAAAGACACCCTTGGAGCAATTTACGAGCGAGGGTTCATCGGCACTTACCAGGACTGGTGTGAAGCCTTCTCGACGTATCCGAGGACCTACGACCTTTTGCACGCCGACAATTTGTTCAGCATCTACCAGGACAG GTGCGACATAACGGACATCCTCCTGGAGATGGACAGGATACTGAGGCCCGAGGGCACGGCGATCATCCGCGACACGGTCGACGTGCTCACCAAGGTCCAGGCCATAGCCCAGCGGATGCGGTGGGACAGCCGCATCCTGGACCACGAGGACGGGCCCTTCGACCAGGAGAAGGTCCTCGTGGCGGTCAAGACGTACTGGACGGCCGACCCATCGGAGCACAGCTGA